In one Magallana gigas chromosome 7, xbMagGiga1.1, whole genome shotgun sequence genomic region, the following are encoded:
- the LOC105337130 gene encoding uncharacterized protein isoform X1, translating into MVDFIKVLLLFLVGLGAVKCTSVSIDVYGRVVAHTMNGPGTVCGYMWDDVDADVVCRQMGFATGTATLLPQDPVFTRMFYDVSCKGNETEIQSCHSYDYDFSLVCSMFEDAGVSCSGMPSGGHSDVTIGSGGRVLAHDVNGTGTVCGDQWDDIDADVLCRQMGFPSGTATVLPRDYMFNRHIYNVRCLGNETQVQECPVDKTDMFGSCSSVGDAGVSCAQNGTAGTVVGFATDGRVLAHTSNVTGTVCGYMWDDVDADVLCRQMGFPSGTATLLPRDPVFNRVFFEVNCIGNETDIQSCHAFDHDVSAMCSMYEDAGVSCSGMTSGSSPSIAHDGRVLANNMNGTGTVCGYMWDDTDADVLCRQMGFPSGIAILMPRDPVFNRFVFNVNCLGNETDIQSCPAFDYDVSGMCSMYEDAGVICSGMTSGGHSNVTIGPGGRVLAQDVNGTGTVCGDQWDDIDANVLCRQMGFASGTATILPRDYMFNRHIFNVRCLGNETHVQECPVDKTGSCSSIGDAGVSCVQNGTAGTTVSIDVYGRVVAHTMNGPGTVCGYMWDDVDADVVCRQMGFTTGTATLLPQDPVFNRVFYDVSCMGTETEIQACHAYDYDVSLVCSMFEDAGVSCSGMPSGGHSDVSIGSGGRVLAHDVNGTGTVCGDQWDDIDADVLCRQMGFPSGTATILPRDYMFNRHIFNVRCLGNETQVQQCPVDKTDMFGSCSSVGDAGVICAQNGTAGTVVGFATDGRVLAHTSNVTGTVCGYMWDDVDAEVLCRQMGFPSGTATLLPRDPVFNRVFFEVNCIGNETDIQSCHAFDHDVSAMCSMYEDAGVSCSGMTSGGSPSIAHDGRVLANNMNGTGTVCGYMWDDTDADVLCRQMGFPSGIAILMPRDPVFNRFVFNVNCLGNETDIQSCPAFDYDVSGMCSMYEDAGVICSGMTSGGHSNVTIGPGGRVLAQDVNGTGTVCGDQWDDIDANVLCRQMGFASGTATYLPRDYMFNRHIYNVRCLGNETHVQECPVDKTGSCSSIGDAGVSCVQNGTAGTTVSIDVYGRVVAHTMNGPGTVCGYMWDDVDADVVCRQMGFTTGTATLLPQDPVFNRVFYDVSCMGTETEIQACHAYDYDVSLVCSMFEDAGVSCSGMPSGGHSDVSIGSGGRVLAHDVNGTGTVCGDQWDDIDADVLCRQMGFPSGTATILPRDYMFNRHIFNVRCLGNETQVQQCPVDKTDMFGSCSSVGDAGVICAQNGTAGTVVGFATDGRVLAHTSNVTGTVCGYMWDDVDAEVLCRQMGFPSGTATLLPRDPVFNRVFFEVNCIGNETDIQSCHAFDHDVSAMCSMYEDAGVSCSGMTSGGSPSIAHDGRVLANNMNGTGTVCGYMWDDTDADVLCRQMGFPSGIAILMPRDPVFNRFVFNVNCLGNETDIQSCPAFDYDVSGMCSMYEDAGVICSGMTSGGHSNVTIGPGGRVLAQDVNGTGTVCGDQWDDIDANVLCRQMGFASGTATYLPRDYMFNRHIYNVRCLGNETHVQECPVDKTGSCSSIGDAGVSCVQNGTAGTTVSIDVYGRVVAHTMNGPGTVCGYMWDDVDADVVCRQMGFTTGTATLLPQDPVFNRVFYDVSCMGTETEIQACHAYDYDVSLVCSMFEDAGVSCSGMPSGGHSDVSIGSGGRVLAHDVNGTGTVCGDQWDDIDADVLCRQMGFPSGTATILPRDYMFNRHIFNVRCLGNETQVQQCPVDKTDMFGSCSSVGDAGVICAQNGTAGTVVGFATDGRVLAHTSNVTGTVCGYMWDDVDAEVLCRQMGFPSGTATLLPRDPVFNRVFFEVNCIGNETDIQSCHAFDHDVSAMCSMYEDAGVSCSGMTSGGSPSIAHDGRVLANNMNGTGTVCGYMWDDTDADVLCRQMGFPSGIAILMPRDPVFNRFVFNVNCLGNETDIQSCPAFDYDVSGMCSMYEDAGVICSGMTSGGHSNVTIGPGGRVLAQDVNGTGTVCGDQWDDIDANVLCRQMGFASGTATYLPRDYMFNRHIYNVRCLGNETHVQECPVDKTGSCSSIGDAGVSCVQNGTAGTTVSIDVYGRVVAHTMNGPGTVCGYMWDDVDADVVCRQMGFTTGTATLLPQDPVFNRVFYDVSCMGTETEIQACHAYDYDVSLVCSMFEDAGVSCSGMPSGGHSDVSIGSGGRVLAHDVNGTGTVCGDQWDDIDADVLCRQMGFPSGTATILPRDYMFNRHIFNVRCLGNETQVQQCPVDKTDMFGSCSSVGDAGVICAQNGTAGTVVGFATDGRVLAHTSNVTGTVCGYMWDDVDAEVLCRQMGFPSGTATLLPRDPVLNRVFFEVNCIGNETDIQSCHAFDHDVSAMCSMYEDAGVSCSGMTSGGSPSIAHDGRVLANNMNGTGTVCGYMWDDTDADVLCRQMGFPSGIAILMPRDPVFNRFVFNVNCLGNETDIQSCPAFDYDVSGMCSMYEDAGVICSGMTSGGHSNVTIGPGGRVLAQDVNGTGTVCGDQWDDIDANVLCRQMGFASGTATYLPRDYMFNRHIYNVRCLGNETHVQECPVDKTGSCSSIGDAGVSCVQNGTAGTTVSIDVYGRVVAHTMNGPGTVCGYMWDDVDADVVCRQMGFTTGTATLLPQDPVFNRVFYDVSCMGTETEIQACHAYDYDVSLVCSMFEDAGVSCSGMPSGGHSDVSIGSGGRVLAHDVNGTGTVCGDQWDDIDADVLCRQMGFPSGTATILPRDYMFNRHIFNVRCLGNETQVQQCPVDKTDMFGSCSSVGDAGVICAQNGTAGTVVGFATDGRVLAHTSNVTGTVCGYMWDDVDAEVLCRQMGFPSGTATLLPRDPVFNRVFFEVNCIGNETDIQSCHAFDHDVSAMCSMYEDAGVSCSGMTSGGSPSIAHDGRVLANNMNGTGTVCGYMWDDTDADVLCRQMGFPSGIAILMPRDPVFNRFVFNVNCLGNETDIQSCPAFDYDVSGLCSMYEDAGVICSGMTSGGHSNVTIGPGGRVLAQDVNGTGTVCGDQWDDIDANVLCRQMGFASGTATYLPRDYMFNRHIYNVRCLGNETHVQECPVDKTGSCSSIGDAGVSCMQNGTAGVVNTVYIGQDGRVMASHNVTGYTGTVCGYMWDDLDAMVLCQQFGYPSGIAKQIPTDHNYNRVIFNVQCMGMEPDVYACPVEHSDTTGNCPMANDAGVECENMTSQYPSTQTTITQTFAGQTSTQQASTQFPYTQTNTQQPTTNFSQTTGQVFPGHSTTEQHTTQFPSTSQTSHQQTTPFSYTTSQASAGQTSTQGITTQVPQTSSHISTGQNTTNQVTTHVPMSTSQVSAGHTTQQATTHVPMSTSQVSAGHTTQQATTHVPMSTSLVSAGHTTQQATTHVPMSTSQVTAGHTTQQATTHVPMSTSQASAGQTSTQGITTQVPQTSSHISTGQNTTNQVTTHVPMSTSQVSAGHTTQQATTHVPMSTSQASAGHTTQQATTHVPMSTSQVTAGHTTQQATTHVPMSTSQASAGHTTQQATTHVPITSSQASAGQTTTQQATTHVPITSSQASAGQTTTQQATTHVPITSSQASAGQTTTQQATTHVPITSSQASAGQTTTQQATTHVPITSSQASAGQTTTQQATTHVPITSSQASAGQTTTQATTQATQTTSQASAGQTTTPSAGQTTQSQTTSINCQPGSGSCILQMDSLGAGAETRMASSVFIVISSVVSVLCLVFMY; encoded by the exons gTACTTCTGTGTCGATCGATGTTTATGGGCGTGTCGTGGCTCACACTATGAATGGACCAGGAACGGTCTGTGGCTACATGTGGGATGACGTAGACGCAGATGTCGTGTGTCGTCAAATGGGATTTGCCACGGGAACTGCGACCCTGCTTCCACAGGATCCTGTGTTCACCCGTATGTTCTATGACGTGTCCTGTAAGGGTAATGAGACCGAGATCCAGTCCTGTCATTCTTACGATTATGACTTTTCATTGGTATGTTCGATGTTTGAAGATGCAGGAGTTTCGTGTTCCGGAATGCCAAGTG GTGGACACTCAGATGTGACAATCGGATCAGGAGGTAGGGTACTTGCCCATGATGTGAATGGAACCGGAACAGTCTGTGGTGATCAATGGGACGACATTGATGCGGACGTTCTTTGTCGTCAGATGGGATTTCCCTCTGGTACAGCGACCGTTTTACCACGTGATTACATGTTCAACCGACACATTTACAATGTTCGTTGCTTAGGGAATGAAACTCAGGTTCAAGAATGCCCTGTCGATAAGACTGATATGTTTGGAAGCTGTTCTTCAGTTGGTGATGCTGGCGTTAGTTGTGCGCAAAATGGCACAGCAG GTACAGTTGTCGGATTTGCAACAGACGGTCGAGTGTTGGCACACACCTCAAACGTAACAGGAACGGTGTGTGGATACATGTGGGATGACGTAGACGCAGATGTCCTTTGTCGTCAAATGGGATTTCCCTCTGGAACTGCAACTCTACTGCCTCGCGATCCTGTGTTCAACCGTGTCTTCTTTGAAGTCAACTGCATTGGAAATGAAACCGATATCCAATCTTGCCACGCATTCGATCATGATGTTTCGGCAATGTGTTCAATGTATGAAGATGCTGGAGTATCATGTTCTGGAATGACAAGTG gaagtagTCCATCGATTGCACATGACGGACGAGTGTTGGCTAACAACATGAACGGAACTGGAACCGTTTGTGGGTACATGTGGGACGACACAGATGCTGACGTTCTCTGTCGTCAAATGGGATTCCCATCTGGAATAGCAATTCTGATGCCCCGGGATCCTGTATTCAACCGATTTGTCTTTAATGTCAACTGCCTAGGAAATGAAACTGACATCCAGTCCTGTCCTGCTTTCGATTATGATGTTTCAGGAATGTGTTCAATGTATGAAGATGCCGGAGTTATATGTTCTGGAATGACAAGTG gtGGTCACTCCAATGTGACGATTGGACCAGGAGGTAGGGTACTTGCCCAAGATGTGAATGGAACCGGAACAGTCTGTGGTGATCAATGGGACGACATTGATGCGAACGTTCTTTGTCGTCAGATGGGATTTGCCTCTGGTACAGCGACCATTTTACCCCGTGATTACATGTTCAACCGACACATTTTCAATGTTCGTTGCTTAGGGAATGAAACCCATGTTCAAGAATGCCCTGTCGATAAGACTGGCAGCTGTTCTTCAATTGGCGATGCTGGCGTTAGTTGTGTGCAAAATGGAACAGCAg gAACTACAGTCTCGATCGATGTTTATGGGCGTGTCGTGGCTCACACAATGAATGGACCAGGAACGGTCTGTGGCTACATGTGGGATGACGTAGACGCAGATGTCGTGTGTCGTCAAATGGGATTTACCACTGGAACTGCAACCCTGCTTCCACAGGATCCTGTGTTCAACCGTGTTTTCTATGACGTGTCCTGCATGGGTACTGAGACCGAGATCCAAGCCTGTCATGCTTACGATTACGACGTTTCATTGGTATGTTCGATGTTTGAAGATGCAGGAGTTTCATGTTCCGGAATGCCAAGTG GTGGACACTCAGATGTGTCAATCGGATCTGGAGGTAGGGTACTTGCCCATGATGTGAATGGAACCGGAACAGTCTGTGGTGATCAATGGGACGACATTGATGCGGACGTTCTTTGTCGTCAGATGGGATTTCCCTCTGGTACAGCGACCATTTTACCACGTGATTACATGTTCAACCGACACATTTTCAACGTACGTTGCTTAGGGAATGAAACTCAGGTTCAACAATGCCCTGTCGATAAGACTGATATGTTTGGAAGCTGTTCTTCAGTTGGTGATGCTGGCGTTATTTGTGCGCAAAATGGAACAGCAG GTACAGTTGTCGGATTTGCAACAGACGGTCGAGTGTTGGCACACACCTCAAACGTAACAGGAACGGTTTGTGGATACATGTGGGATGACGTAGACGCAGAAGTCCTTTGTCGTCAAATGGGATTTCCCTCTGGAACTGCAACTCTACTGCCTCGCGATCCTGTGTTCAACCGTGTCTTCTTTGAAGTCAACTGCATTGGAAATGAAACCGATATCCAATCTTGCCACGCATTCGATCATGACGTTTCGGCAATGTGTTCAATGTATGAAGACGCTGGAGTATCATGTTCTGGAATGACAAGTG GAGGTAGTCCATCGATTGCACATGACGGACGAGTGTTGGCTAACAACATGAACGGAACTGGAACCGTTTGTGGGTACATGTGGGACGACACAGATGCTGACGTTCTCTGTCGTCAAATGGGATTCCCATCTGGAATAGCAATTCTGATGCCCCGGGATCCTGTATTCAACCGATTTGTCTTTAATGTCAACTGCCTAGGAAATGAAACTGACATTCAGTCCTGTCCTGCTTTCGATTATGATGTTTCAGGAATGTGTTCAATGTATGAAGATGCCGGAGTTATATGTTCTGGAATGACAAGTG gtGGTCACTCCAATGTGACGATTGGACCAGGAGGTAGGGTACTTGCCCAAGATGTGAATGGAACCGGAACAGTCTGTGGTGATCAATGGGACGACATTGATGCGAACGTTCTTTGTCGTCAGATGGGGTTTGCCTCTGGTACAGCGACCTATTTACCACGTGATTACATGTTCAACCGACACATTTACAATGTTCGTTGCTTAGGGAATGAAACCCATGTTCAAGAATGCCCTGTCGATAAGACTGGCAGCTGTTCTTCAATTGGCGATGCTGGCGTTAGTTGTGTGCAAAATGGAACAGCAg GAACTACAGTCTCGATCGATGTTTATGGGCGTGTCGTGGCTCACACTATGAATGGACCAGGAACGGTCTGTGGCTACATGTGGGATGACGTAGACGCAGATGTCGTGTGTCGTCAAATGGGATTTACCACTGGAACTGCAACCCTGCTTCCACAGGATCCTGTGTTCAACCGTGTTTTCTATGACGTGTCCTGCATGGGTACTGAGACCGAGATCCAAGCCTGTCATGCTTACGATTACGACGTTTCATTGGTATGTTCGATGTTTGAAGATGCAGGAGTTTCATGTTCCGGAATGCCAAGTG GTGGACACTCAGATGTGTCAATCGGATCTGGAGGTAGGGTACTTGCCCATGATGTGAATGGAACCGGAACAGTCTGTGGTGATCAATGGGACGACATTGATGCGGACGTTCTTTGTCGTCAGATGGGATTTCCCTCTGGTACAGCGACCATTTTACCACGTGATTACATGTTCAACCGACACATTTTCAACGTACGTTGCTTAGGGAATGAAACTCAGGTTCAACAATGCCCTGTCGATAAGACTGATATGTTTGGAAGCTGTTCTTCAGTTGGTGATGCTGGCGTTATTTGTGCGCAAAATGGAACAGCAG GTACAGTTGTCGGATTTGCAACAGACGGTCGAGTGTTGGCACACACCTCAAACGTAACAGGAACGGTGTGTGGATACATGTGGGATGACGTAGACGCAGAAGTCCTTTGTCGTCAAATGGGATTTCCCTCTGGAACTGCAACTCTACTGCCTCGCGATCCTGTGTTCAACCGTGTCTTCTTTGAAGTCAACTGCATTGGAAATGAAACCGATATCCAATCTTGCCACGCATTCGATCATGATGTTTCGGCAATGTGTTCAATGTATGAAGATGCTGGAGTATCATGTTCTGGAATGACAAGTG GAGGTAGTCCATCGATTGCACATGACGGACGAGTGTTGGCTAACAACATGAACGGAACTGGAACCGTTTGTGGGTACATGTGGGACGACACAGATGCTGACGTTCTCTGTCGTCAAATGGGATTCCCATCTGGAATAGCAATTCTGATGCCCCGGGATCCTGTATTCAACCGATTTGTCTTTAATGTCAACTGCCTAGGAAATGAAACTGACATTCAGTCCTGTCCTGCTTTCGATTATGATGTTTCAGGAATGTGTTCAATGTATGAAGATGCCGGAGTTATATGTTCTGGAATGACAAGTG gtGGTCACTCCAATGTGACGATTGGACCAGGAGGTAGGGTACTTGCCCAAGATGTGAATGGAACCGGAACAGTCTGTGGTGATCAATGGGACGACATTGATGCGAACGTTCTTTGTCGTCAGATGGGATTTGCCTCTGGTACAGCGACCTATTTACCACGTGATTACATGTTCAACCGACACATTTACAATGTTCGTTGCTTAGGGAATGAAACCCATGTTCAAGAATGCCCTGTCGATAAGACTGGCAGCTGTTCTTCAATTGGCGATGCTGGCGTTAGTTGTGTGCAAAATGGAACAGCAg GAACTACAGTCTCGATCGATGTTTATGGGCGTGTCGTGGCTCACACTATGAATGGACCAGGAACGGTCTGTGGCTACATGTGGGATGACGTAGACGCAGATGTCGTGTGTCGTCAAATGGGATTTACCACTGGAACTGCAACCCTGCTTCCACAGGATCCTGTGTTCAACCGTGTTTTCTATGACGTGTCCTGCATGGGTACTGAGACCGAGATCCAAGCCTGTCATGCTTACGATTACGACGTTTCATTGGTATGTTCGATGTTTGAAGATGCAGGAGTTTCATGTTCCGGAATGCCAAGTG GTGGACACTCAGATGTGTCAATCGGATCTGGAGGTAGGGTACTTGCCCATGATGTGAATGGAACCGGAACAGTCTGTGGTGATCAATGGGACGACATTGATGCGGACGTTCTTTGTCGTCAGATGGGATTTCCCTCTGGTACAGCGACCATTTTACCACGTGATTACATGTTCAACCGACACATTTTCAACGTACGTTGCTTAGGGAATGAAACTCAGGTTCAACAATGCCCTGTCGATAAGACTGATATGTTTGGAAGCTGTTCTTCAGTTGGTGATGCTGGCGTTATTTGTGCGCAAAATGGAACAGCAG GTACAGTTGTCGGATTTGCAACAGACGGTCGAGTGTTGGCACACACCTCAAACGTAACAGGAACGGTGTGTGGATACATGTGGGATGACGTAGACGCAGAAGTCCTTTGTCGTCAAATGGGATTTCCCTCTGGAACTGCAACTCTACTGCCTCGCGATCCTGTGTTCAACCGTGTCTTCTTTGAAGTCAACTGCATTGGAAATGAAACCGATATCCAATCTTGCCACGCATTCGATCATGATGTTTCGGCAATGTGTTCAATGTATGAAGATGCTGGAGTATCATGTTCTGGAATGACAAGTG GAGGTAGTCCATCGATTGCACATGACGGACGAGTGTTGGCTAACAACATGAACGGAACTGGAACCGTTTGTGGGTACATGTGGGACGACACAGATGCTGACGTTCTCTGTCGTCAAATGGGATTCCCATCTGGAATAGCAATTCTGATGCCCCGGGATCCTGTATTCAACCGATTTGTCTTTAATGTCAACTGCCTAGGAAATGAAACTGACATTCAGTCCTGTCCTGCTTTCGATTATGATGTTTCAGGAATGTGTTCAATGTATGAAGATGCCGGAGTTATATGTTCTGGAATGACAAGTG gtGGTCACTCCAATGTGACGATTGGACCAGGAGGTAGGGTACTTGCCCAAGATGTGAATGGAACCGGAACAGTCTGTGGTGATCAATGGGACGACATTGATGCGAACGTTCTTTGTCGTCAGATGGGATTTGCCTCTGGTACAGCGACCTATTTACCACGTGATTACATGTTCAACCGACACATTTACAATGTTCGTTGCTTAGGGAATGAAACCCATGTTCAAGAATGCCCTGTCGATAAGACTGGCAGCTGTTCTTCAATTGGCGATGCTGGCGTTAGTTGTGTGCAAAATGGAACAGCAg GAACTACAGTCTCGATCGATGTTTATGGGCGTGTCGTGGCTCACACTATGAATGGACCAGGAACGGTCTGTGGCTACATGTGGGATGACGTAGACGCAGATGTCGTGTGTCGTCAAATGGGATTTACCACTGGAACTGCAACCCTGCTTCCACAGGATCCTGTGTTCAACCGTGTTTTCTATGACGTGTCCTGCATGGGTACTGAGACCGAGATCCAAGCCTGTCATGCTTACGATTACGACGTTTCATTGGTATGTTCGATGTTTGAAGATGCAGGAGTTTCATGTTCCGGAATGCCAAGTG GTGGACACTCAGATGTGTCAATCGGATCTGGAGGTAGGGTACTTGCCCATGATGTGAATGGAACCGGAACAGTCTGTGGTGATCAATGGGACGACATTGATGCGGACGTTCTTTGTCGTCAGATGGGATTTCCCTCTGGTACAGCGACCATTTTACCACGTGATTACATGTTCAACCGACACATTTTCAACGTACGTTGCTTAGGGAATGAAACTCAGGTTCAACAATGCCCTGTCGATAAGACTGATATGTTTGGAAGCTGTTCTTCAGTTGGTGATGCTGGCGTTATTTGTGCGCAAAATGGAACAGCAG GTACAGTTGTCGGATTTGCAACAGACGGTCGAGTGTTGGCACACACCTCAAACGTAACAGGAACGGTGTGTGGATACATGTGGGATGACGTAGACGCAGAAGTCCTTTGTCGTCAAATGGGATTTCCCTCTGGAACTGCAACTCTACTGCCTCGCGATCCTGTGCTCAACCGTGTCTTCTTTGAAGTCAACTGCATTGGAAATGAAACCGATATCCAATCTTGCCACGCATTCGATCATGATGTTTCGGCAATGTGTTCAATGTATGAAGATGCTGGAGTATCATGTTCTGGAATGACAAGTG GAGGTAGTCCATCGATTGCACATGACGGACGAGTGTTGGCTAACAACATGAACGGAACTGGAACCGTTTGTGGGTACATGTGGGACGACACAGATGCTGACGTTCTCTGTCGTCAAATGGGATTCCCATCTGGAATAGCAATTCTGATGCCCCGGGATCCTGTATTCAACCGATTTGTCTTTAATGTCAACTGCCTAGGAAATGAAACTGACATTCAGTCCTGTCCTGCTTTCGATTATGATGTTTCAGGAATGTGTTCAATGTATGAAGATGCCGGAGTTATATGTTCTGGAATGACAAGTG gtGGTCACTCCAATGTGACGATTGGACCAGGAGGTAGGGTACTTGCCCAAGATGTGAATGGAACCGGAACAGTCTGTGGTGATCAATGGGACGACATTGATGCGAACGTTCTTTGTCGTCAGATGGGATTTGCCTCTGGTACAGCGACCTATTTACCACGTGATTACATGTTCAACCGACACATTTACAATGTTCGTTGCTTAGGGAATGAAACCCATGTTCAAGAATGCCCTGTCGATAAGACTGGCAGCTGTTCTTCAATTGGCGATGCTGGCGTTAGTTGTGTGCAAAATGGAACAGCAg GAACTACAGTCTCGATCGATGTTTATGGGCGTGTCGTGGCTCACACTATGAATGGACCAGGAACGGTCTGTGGCTACATGTGGGATGACGTAGACGCAGATGTCGTGTGTCGTCAAATGGGATTTACCACTGGAACTGCAACCCTGCTTCCACAGGATCCTGTGTTCAACCGTGTTTTCTATGACGTGTCCTGCATGGGTACTGAGACCGAGATCCAAGCCTGTCATGCTTACGATTACGACGTTTCATTGGTATGTTCGATGTTTGAAGATGCAGGAGTTTCATGTTCCGGAATGCCAAGTG GTGGACACTCAGATGTGTCAATCGGATCTGGAGGTAGGGTACTTGCCCATGATGTGAATGGAACCGGAACAGTCTGTGGTGATCAATGGGACGACATTGATGCGGACGTTCTTTGTCGTCAGATGGGATTTCCCTCTGGTACAGCGACCATTTTACCACGTGATTACATGTTCAACCGACACATTTTCAACGTACGTTGCTTAGGGAATGAAACTCAGGTTCAACAATGCCCTGTCGATAAGACTGATATGTTTGGAAGCTGTTCTTCAGTTGGTGATGCTGGCGTTATTTGTGCGCAAAATGGAACAGCAG GTACAGTTGTCGGATTTGCAACAGACGGTCGAGTGTTGGCACACACCTCAAACGTAACAGGAACGGTGTGTGGATACATGTGGGATGACGTAGACGCAGAAGTCCTTTGTCGTCAAATGGGATTTCCCTCTGGAACTGCAACTCTACTGCCTCGCGATCCTGTGTTCAACCGTGTCTTCTTTGAAGTCAACTGCATTGGAAATGAAACCGATATCCAATCTTGCCACGCATTCGATCATGATGTTTCGGCAATGTGTTCAATGTATGAAGATGCTGGAGTATCATGTTCTGGAATGACAAGTG GAGGTAGTCCATCGATTGCACATGACGGACGAGTGTTGGCTAACAACATGAACGGAACTGGAACCGTTTGTGGGTACATGTGGGACGACACAGATGCTGACGTTCTCTGTCGTCAAATGGGATTCCCATCTGGAATAGCAATTCTGATGCCCCGGGATCCTGTATTCAACCGATTTGTCTTTAATGTCAACTGCCTAGGAAATGAAACTGACATCCAGTCCTGTCCTGCTTTCGATTATGATGTTTCAGGACTGTGTTCAATGTATGAAGATGCCGGAGTTATATGTTCTGGAATGACAAGTG gtGGTCACTCCAATGTGACGATCGGACCAGGAGGTAGGGTACTTGCCCAAGATGTGAATGGAACCGGAACAGTCTGTGGTGATCAATGGGACGACATTGATGCGAACGTTCTTTGTCGTCAGATGGGGTTTGCCTCTGGTACAGCGACCTATTTACCACGTGATTACATGTTCAACCGACACATTTACAATGTACGTTGCTTAGGGAATGAAACCCATGTTCAAGAATGTCCTGTCGATAAGACTGGCAGCTGTTCTTCAATTGGCGATGCTGGCGTTAGTTGTATGCAAAATGGAACAGCAG GTGTCGTTAATACGGTGTACATTGGGCAAGATGGAAGGGTAATGGCATCACATAATGTAACGGGCTACACAGGAACCGTTTGTGGTTATATGTGGGATGATCTAGACGCCATGGTTTTGTGTCAGCAATTTGGATATCCATCTGGGATTGCGAAACAAATACCAACTGATCATAATTATAATCGAgttatttttaatgttcaatGTATGGGTATGGAACCTGATGTGTATGCTTGCCCTGTAGAGCATTCAGATACAACAGGAAACTGTCCAATGGCAAATGATGCAGGAGTAGAATGTGAAAATATGACATCGCAATATCCATCTACTCAAACTACAATAACGCAAACCTTCGCAGGACAAACATCAACTCAACAAGCTTCAACGCAATTTCCCTACACCCAGACTAATACTCAACAACCAACAACAAACTTCTCCCAAACAACCGGCCAAGTATTCCCTGGACATAGCACGACAGAACAACACACGACTCAATTCCCCTCAACAAGTCAAACTTCTCATCAACAAACAACGCCATTCTCCTACACTACTAGCCAGGCATCTGCTGGACAAACCTCTACACAAGGCATTACTACGCAAGTTCCACAAACTTCAAGCCACATTTCTACTGGGCAAAATACAACAAACCAAGTTACAACCCATGTTCCTATGAGTACAAGCCAGGTATCAGCTGGACACACAACACAACAAGCTACAACTCATGTTCCTATGAGTACAAGCCAGGTATCAGCTGGACACACAACACAACAAGCTACAACTCATGTTCCTATGAGTACAAGCCTGGTATCAGCTGGACACACAACACAACAAGCTACAACTCATGTTCCTATGAGTACAAGCCAGGTAACAGCTGGACACACAACACAACAAGCTACAACTCATGTTCCTATGAGTACAAGTCAGGCATCAGCTGGGCAAACCTCTACACAAGGCATTACAACGCAAGTTCCACAAACTTCAAGCCACATTTCTACTGGGCAAAATACAACAAACCAAGTTACAACCCATGTTCCTATGAGTACAAGCCAGGTATCAGCTGGACACACAACACAACAAGCTACAACTCATGTTCCTATGAGTACAAGCCAGGCATCAGCTGGTCACACAACACAACAAGCTACAACTCATGTTCCTATGAGTACAAGCCAGGTAACAGCTGGACACACAACACAACAAGCTACAACTCATGTTCCTATGAGTACAAGCCAGGCATCAGCTGGTCACACAACACAACAAGCTACAACACATGTTCCTATAACTTCAAGCCAGGCATCTGCAGGACAGACCACAACACAACAAGCTACAACTCATGTTCCAATAACTTCAAGCCAGGCATCTGCTGGACAGACCACAACACAACAAGCTACAACTCATGTTCCAATAACTTCAAGCCAGGCATCTGCTGGTCAGACCACAACACAACAAGCTACAACTCATGTTCCCATAACCTCAAGCCAGGCATCTGCTGGACAGACCACAACACAACAAGCTACAACTCATGTTCCCATAACCTCAAGCCAGGCATCTGCTGGTCAGACCACAACACAACAAGCTACGACTCATGTTCCCATAACCTCAAGCCAGGCATCTGCTGGACAGACAACAACACAAGCTACAACTCAAGCTACCCAAACAACAAGCCAGGCATCTGCTGGACAGACCACAACACCGTCTGCAGGACAAACAACTCAATCCCAGACTACCTCTATAAACTGTCAACCTGGATCAGGGTCGTGTATTTTGCAAATGGATTCTTTGGGTGCAGGAG cGGAAACGAGGATGGCATCAAGCGTATTTATTGTGATTAGCTCTGTTGTCAGCGTCCTTTGCCTTGTTTTTATGTATTAG